The Streptomyces halobius genomic interval GGTGCTGCCGTCGTCCACGTAGCACAGCTCGTACTCCATGGCGAGGGAACCGAGGACCGCGCGGATCCTTCCGTCGAAACGTCCTAAGACAGCTTCTTCGTTGTAGCAGGGGACGACGATGGAGAGCTTCATTCGCTGGCCTTTTCGCCGGGGACAGAGGACGGTTCGGACGCCGTCCGCTGATGCGCCATTCTATAAATGTAATGTTTTGTCACGGTTTGAGAGGTGCATTGAGGGGAACGGTTCCGCCGTCCGCGGACCGCCGCGACGACCGCCACCATGGCCACCGCCAGCCCCGCCCCGCCGCTCACCGCCAGCCCCGCCGCCAAACCGGGCGGGACATACGAACACGCCAGCCGTGACGCGCCGGTACCCAGCGGGACGGTCAGCAGACCGCCGTAGGAGCGCGGGGCGCGGGGCGGACCGCCGTCGACCGAACAGCTCCAGCCCGGGACGGCCGGGACCGCCAGCAGCGCGCTCCCCGAACTGCCCGCGGGCAGCGTGGCCGTCAGCCCGTGGCCGCTCGTGGTGAGCTCGTCCGGCCCTTTGGCGCGTAGCGCGGCCACCGCCGCGGCCAGTTTGCGCGGGGCGAGGCAGCCGACGGGGTGCGGGGGGAGGTGTTGCCGGCCGTCTCCGGTGAACCGCACCGACACCGTGCCGTCTGCGGGCACCTGGCCCAGCACCCGCACGGGGTTGGCGGTCATCGCGCGGCGGCCGACGGCCCGGCTGCTGCCGCCCGCCCCGCTGACCCGGCCGGAGAACCAGGGCGCGTACCAGACGACCGTACTGCCCGGGGTGCACCGGCCCGTGAAGGTCGTTCCCCCGGCCGCGTCCAGCGTCCAGCCCGCGCGGTCGGGAACCGGGGCGCGGCCCCCGAGGACGGCCGGGCCGCGGCGCCCAGGCCCCGCGGCCGGTGTCAGTGACGGCACCTCGTACACGCGGGCGCCCAGCACCCGTTCCTGACGGGCGAACACCGTGCCGCCACCGTCCCGTGGCAGCGCATCGCGCACGGTCAGCAGCGGGGCCGCGTCCGAGCGCTGGAAGGCGTACCGGCCCGGCCGCCCCGCCACCGGGACCAGCGAGCTGCTGACGCCCATGAGCGCGCGGCCCACCGGGTCCTCGAAGCTGAGTGTGTGACGGCCCTTCACGTACCAGCCGGCGCCCAGACCGTGCAGGGTGCGGGCGGTGGCCGCGGGCAGATAGCTGCTGTAGTACGAGCCGCCCTCGCCGCCCAGCAGCAGCGGATCGTTGTTGGCGAACTCGTGCGGGCCCGGATCGGTGCGCGAGCGGGGCCAGTCGGAGCGGGCGGCCAGCCCGGCGCGCACGGCCAGCGCCGGCTCGCTGAGGGTGGTCTTCGGCCGGAACCACGCGATGCTGTCCCGCCCGGCCGTCACGGAGAACGCCGCCAACGCCGAACCGGACAGGACGGTGCAGGTCAGCAGGGCCGTGACCCCGGTCCGTACGGCGGTGGAAGGACGGCGGCGGCACAGCACCAGCAGTGCCGCCAGGGTCGCCGTACCGCCGCCCACCACCAGCATCCGGGTGGCGTCGCCGACCGAGCTCTGCGCCCGGCAGAACCAGGCGAGAACGGCGACCAGCACCGCCCCGGCGGCCAGTTCACCCGCCTGCGGCCGGTGCGCCAGCGCCAGCCAGGCGATCATGGTGAGGAGCCCGCCGAGGACGAAAGCGGCCCGGTACGGACTGCCGTTGGGCAGCGCGAAACCGTGCCACAGCAGGATCGTCGGCTCCCACACGAACGACGCCGTGATCCCCGCCGCCAGACCGCACCAGCCGATGCGCGCCTTGAGCGGCACCGCGCGGACGAACGGGAAGGCGGCCACCAGCAGGAGCCCCAGCATTCCGACGTACACATGAGGAGCCTCGGGAGCGTGCACGCCCCCATGGCCGCCCGGCAGCAGCTGCGCCACCAGCTCGCCCGGCGACGGCGGGCCGTCATAGGACGCCTCGGGCGCGGGCTGGGCGGCCCGGCTGGCCCGGAGCGTCACGGTCAGGACGGGCGCCGCGAGCGCGATGCCCGCCGGCGTCATCGAGGCGACCCGCGCCAGCGCCCGCAGCCGGTCACCGCCCGGCATCCCGTCGGCCAGGGCCAGCCGCAGGCCCAGGACCAGCGTCATCGCGAGCGTGGCCATCGCCGCCGTATAGAAGTTGCCCGCCCAGGACAGGGCGATCAGCAGGGTCCCCGCCACCCAGCGCCGCCGCTGCAGACCCCAGTCGGCGGCGATACCGCACAGCGGCAGCGCGACCAGGCCCCACATCCACATCGGGTCCGCGGCACCGTCGTGCACCACCCAGCCGCACAGGCCGTAGCCCACCGAGAGCAGCGCGCGCAGCCAGGACGGCCCGGGCCGCAGCCGGCCGAGGAAGACGGTCATCAGGGCGGCGGCGAGGCCGATGCTGAACAGCGTGACCAGGAAGACCGGGAAGTCGGCCAGCGCGCGCGGGAAGAGTCCGACGAGCCAGGAGAACGGGTTCATCAGATAGCTGAAGAAGTCGGCCAGGAACGGGACGCCGTAGCCGCTGCTCCAGTTGAAGAACAGGTCGCCGGTGGTGGTGCCGTGCAGCAGGTCCCACAGCCGGGCGTGGAACGGGACGAACTGATTTCCCAGATCGTTGACGGCGCGGGAGCGGGCGCCGAACGGGTAGCTGCCGTGGACCGCCAGCGCCAGGCAGTACGCCGCCATGGACAGCAGCGCCGCACACCCCGGTGCGGCCAGGTGTCTGGTGGTCGGTCTCACTGGTGCCGCGTTCTCCCTGCTCATCACGACGGTGAACGAGTAGATGACGCTGCGGACCGGGCAACCGGGCGGCCCCGGACCGCCTCGCGCGGGGGTGGAAGTGGCGGCTCCACCGGCGCTACAACACGATCAGCGAGACCGTACTTTACGGTAATTGTCTCAATTGCCCGTTTTATTGGGTGGGCAGGCGACGTTATTTTCCCCGAAAACGAGCGGGCCCCAGGGGGCGTCGTCACGCTCCCTGGGGCCCGCCCCGGCTCTCTCAGCCCCGCCGTGCCTCCGGGTGGTGGTGCTGCCAGCCCGCCCACGCCGACGTGATCATGTCGCGGACGTCATGACGGGCCTTCCAGCCCAGTTCGGCGGCGATCCGGTCGGCGGCGGCGACCACCCGGGCCGGGTCGCCGGGACGGCGCGGCGTCACCACGGGGGTGACGCCCTGGTGGCCGGTGAGCTCGATGATCAGGTCGATCATCTCGCGCACCGAAACCCCTTCGCCACGGCCGATGTTGAGCGTCAGATCACGCACCGGACCCCGCTCGGCGAGCCTGCGGGCGGCCGCCACATGCGCGTCGGCCAGATCGGCGACGTGAATGTAGTCGCGGATGCAGGTGCCGTCGGGCGTGTCGTAGTCATCGCCGAAGATGCGCGGGGCGGCACCCTCGGTGAGCTTCTCGAAGACCATCGGGACGATATTGAAGACACCGGTGTCGGCCAGTTCGGGGGCGGCCGCGCCGGCCACGTTGAAGTAGCGCAGACAGGCGGTGCTGATGCCGTGCGCCTTGCCCGCCGCGCGCGCCATCCATTCGCCGACGAGCTTGGTCTCCCCGTACGGGTTGATCGGCACACAGGGCGTGTCCTCGGTGACCAGATCGACGTCCGGCATGCCGTAGACCGCGGCGGACGACGAGAAGACGAAGCGGCCCACCCCGCCCGCGGCCATCGCCTCCAGGAGGATCTGCAGACCGTGCACGTTCTCCCGGTAGTAGTGCAGCGGCAGGTCGACGGACTCGCCGACCTGCTTCTTGGCGGCCAGGTGCACCACATCGGTGACGCCGTGCCCGGCGATCGTCTCATCGAGCAGCGCGCGGTTGAGCGTGGAGCCGACGATCAGCGGGACGCCCTCGGGGACCCGGCCGGCCACCCCCGTCGTCAGGTCGTCCAGGACGACGACCCGCTCGCCCGCCTGCCGCAGGGCCCGTACGACATGGGAGCCGATGTATCCGGCACCACCGGTGATCAAGTAAGACATAGCGCCAATCCTAGGCTTCGGAGAACAAGGACGGTGGGAACGGTTCAGCGGCGCAGACGACGCACCGCGATGCGCCACACACTGCGCAGCCCGGACGCGATCCGCAGGGACAGCGCCCCGCCGGTCGTCGCATACGGCTGCACCAGCAGCAGGAGATACCGGGAGCTGGGCAGCATCCGGCGGCGCAGGCCCGGCCCCGTGGCACGTAGCGAGGCACGGAAACCGGCGCCGTCCGCGCAGCTCACCTGCGCCATCAGATCCCAGGGCTCGGGGTCGGCACGGCGCCGCCCGCCGCGTTCCAGCAGGGCCGGGAGATCCAGCACGACCTCGGCGGTCCAGGAGGTGACGGAGCCGTTCGCGGCGGACTGGGCCGTGAGCGCCGCGGTGTGCACCGGGCCGCGCCGGTCGTCCACCCGCCGCCACAGCTCGATGTCGATGCTCACCGGCTCGGCCGCCGCCAGCCGCCCGTACATGTCGTGCACCCGCAGCCGCAGCACACTGCGGGAGCCGATCACCGGCTCCGCGTCGACGGTCACCGGCAGCCGGCTTATCGGCTTCGTGCCGAGCGCGTCCAGCTCCACCTCCGGCAGGTCCTCGGACCACACCGCGCCGCCCCCGGCCTCCGCGTACGGCGGCAGCAGCCGGCCGGGACGCGCCGCGAGCTGCGTCAGCCGCTCCAGGTCCCGCGGCGCCGCCGACGCCAGCACCACCCGCGCCAGCCAGCGGGCCGGGGCGCGCGCCGCCCGCAGATCCGCCTCGTCGAAACCGGCCAGATAGTCACGGGTCAGCTGCCACCACTCCGCCCGGTAGTCCGCACCCCGGGTGTGCAGTTCGCGCACGTACATCCGCAGATCGTGGTCGAGGAACTTGGTGTTCGCGGCATGCGCCAGCGCCTTGCTCCCGGCGTCCTGGAAGATCCGCACGCTGGTGCGGTGCGCGTCGATCCGCGCCTGCCAGTTGGTGACGTGCTTGCGGTCGAGAGAGATGGACTGCCGGTCGGCCGTCCGGCGCACATGCCAGACATAGACGCTCTCGGGGATCGTCACGATCCGCGGGGACGCGGCCAGCACCCGCGCGGTGAACACGAAATCCTCGTACGTGAAGCGGCCCTCGGGGAAGACGATCCCGTGCTCGGCGAGGAACGCCCGCTCGTAGAGCTTGTTGACGCACAGCGTGTCGCGGACCAGCTGCGGGCTGGACTCCGGCGAGCCGTGCACCGCCGCCTCGCGGTACAGGGCCGGCTGCCACGGCACATCGCGGTGCGCGGGCAGTTCGCGGCGGATACAGGAGCCCGCCACCACGGGGGCGTCATGCCGGAGCGCGGCGGCCAGCAGCGCCTCGGCCGCGCCCGGCGGCAGGACGTCATCACTGTCCAGGAACATCACGAAGCGCCCGGTGGCGGCCCGCAGACCGTCATTGCGCGGGGTGCCGCAGCCACCGCTGTTCTCGGTGCGATGGATGACCCGCAGCCGCGGCTCGGTGCGGGCGAGGGCGTCCAGGGCGGCGCCGGTGCCGTCGGTGGAGGAGTCGTCCACCGCGATCACCTCGACGGCGGTGGACGAGCTGCCTCCGGTGTTTCCCGACGCGCCCTGGGCGAGTGCGGAACGCACCGCATCGGAGACGTGGACGGCATCGTTGAAGGCGATGACGACGATGCTGATCTGCGCGGCTGGCGTGATGGTGGGCCCAGGCCGTGGCTCAAGGGCTTCTTTCACAGTCACTACATCTACATTTCGTGTCGACAGCATCTCTTGGCGCGAGCGGGATGTGGCCCCCGTTTCCGATGGGTCAGAGGGGGATTCCCGCCAAGGGGTTGCGCCCTTCGCCACGGTTTTCCACGTCATTGCCGTTTCGTGACAGACCGGAATACCGGGTTCGGGGCAGGGCCCGTGAGGGCTCCTGTACATGCAGTAACGACGCGAACGCCGCGCGATGCCGATACCGATACGGCCGATATGCGTGCGCACGCCCGTGGCCGCTCGCCGTTAGCGCACGCATGTGCCGGTGGCCGCTTGCCGGTTATGCGCGCATGTGCCGGTGGCCGCTTGCCATCGCGCGCACGCGATCACGGGCATCTGTCGTCACGTACGCACGCGACCACGGCCGCCGGCTACGTGACCGGCATCTCCGCGTACTGTTCAGCGTCTACCCGATCTGCGTCTACCCGATCCGCGTCCACCTGATCCGCGTCTACCCGATCCATCTGTTCGGTCTCCGTCTCCTCTGCCTCCGTCTCCTCGGTCTCCGTCTGTTGGTCACCGTCTACTCGGTCAGCAGATCCGCGACCCGGGCCGCCGCACCACCGTCGTCCCGGTGGCAGAACGTCTCCCGGAAGTCGGCGTACGCGTCCGCCCCGGCTGCCGCGATCGCCTCCAAGTCGCCCAGCGCGTCGACCAGTTCACCGGTCGAGGCCAGCAGCGGACCCGGCACCCGGGCCTCGAAATCAAGGGTGAAGCCACGCAGGGTGTCGCGGTAGTGCGGCAGGTCGGGCGTCAGGAACAGCATCGGGCGGCCGGTGTTCGCGAAATCGGCAGCCAGCGACGAGTAGTCGGTGACCAGCACATCCGCCGCCAGCAGCAGCTCGGCGGCATCCGGATGGGCGGTGACATCGAGGGCGAACGGCGCGTGATGGGCCGGCAGCCGGTCGACGACCAGCGGATGGCCGCGGACCAGCAGCACATGATCGTCGGCCAGCGCCCGCCGGGCCGCATCGAGATCGAGCGGCAGATGCAGCCGGTGATGGCCCGCGTCGTAGGCCCGGTCGTCGCGCGGCGTCGGCGCGTACAGCACGATCTTCTTGCCGTACGGGATACCGAGCCGCGCCCGCAGCGCCGCCGTGGTCCGCTCGCGGTCGGCGGTGAACAGGGCGTCGGTGCGCGGTAGTCCGGTTTCCAGCAAGTCGCCGTCGTAGCCGAGCGCCGAGCGCAGCACCGGGGTGCTGTGCGCGTTGGGCGACAGCAGCACGCTCCACTGGCGGCCGAGCCGCGGCCGCGGCGCCAGATGGGCCAGCCCGGCACACAGCGTGCCCGCCAGATCGGCGCCGATCCGCTTGAGCGGCGTGCCGTGCCACGTCTGGACGACCGTCTGGCCCTCCCGCCGCGTGAACCAGTCCGGCAGATGGGTGTTGGTGACGACCCAACGGCTGTGCGCCAGGGCACCGTGCCACTCCGCGCTGCCCACCACCACGGCACGAGCCGTCCGCGGCACCGCGGCCTGCGCATCACGCACCGCCCATAGATGCTCCACATCCGGCCCCCGGCGCACCAGTTCCTCATGCACGGCCCGCGGCGAATCCCCGTACGCGCGTCCGCCGAAGCTGCTGTAGAGGACGGCGTCCCGCAACGGGCGGCCGCGGTGCAGCGGATAGTGCCGCTCCCGCAGCATCCGACGGCGATAGGG includes:
- a CDS encoding YfhO family protein, encoding MRPTTRHLAAPGCAALLSMAAYCLALAVHGSYPFGARSRAVNDLGNQFVPFHARLWDLLHGTTTGDLFFNWSSGYGVPFLADFFSYLMNPFSWLVGLFPRALADFPVFLVTLFSIGLAAALMTVFLGRLRPGPSWLRALLSVGYGLCGWVVHDGAADPMWMWGLVALPLCGIAADWGLQRRRWVAGTLLIALSWAGNFYTAAMATLAMTLVLGLRLALADGMPGGDRLRALARVASMTPAGIALAAPVLTVTLRASRAAQPAPEASYDGPPSPGELVAQLLPGGHGGVHAPEAPHVYVGMLGLLLVAAFPFVRAVPLKARIGWCGLAAGITASFVWEPTILLWHGFALPNGSPYRAAFVLGGLLTMIAWLALAHRPQAGELAAGAVLVAVLAWFCRAQSSVGDATRMLVVGGGTATLAALLVLCRRRPSTAVRTGVTALLTCTVLSGSALAAFSVTAGRDSIAWFRPKTTLSEPALAVRAGLAARSDWPRSRTDPGPHEFANNDPLLLGGEGGSYYSSYLPAATARTLHGLGAGWYVKGRHTLSFEDPVGRALMGVSSSLVPVAGRPGRYAFQRSDAAPLLTVRDALPRDGGGTVFARQERVLGARVYEVPSLTPAAGPGRRGPAVLGGRAPVPDRAGWTLDAAGGTTFTGRCTPGSTVVWYAPWFSGRVSGAGGSSRAVGRRAMTANPVRVLGQVPADGTVSVRFTGDGRQHLPPHPVGCLAPRKLAAAVAALRAKGPDELTTSGHGLTATLPAGSSGSALLAVPAVPGWSCSVDGGPPRAPRSYGGLLTVPLGTGASRLACSYVPPGLAAGLAVSGGAGLAVAMVAVVAAVRGRRNRSPQCTSQTVTKHYIYRMAHQRTASEPSSVPGEKASE
- a CDS encoding glycosyltransferase yields the protein MKEALEPRPGPTITPAAQISIVVIAFNDAVHVSDAVRSALAQGASGNTGGSSSTAVEVIAVDDSSTDGTGAALDALARTEPRLRVIHRTENSGGCGTPRNDGLRAATGRFVMFLDSDDVLPPGAAEALLAAALRHDAPVVAGSCIRRELPAHRDVPWQPALYREAAVHGSPESSPQLVRDTLCVNKLYERAFLAEHGIVFPEGRFTYEDFVFTARVLAASPRIVTIPESVYVWHVRRTADRQSISLDRKHVTNWQARIDAHRTSVRIFQDAGSKALAHAANTKFLDHDLRMYVRELHTRGADYRAEWWQLTRDYLAGFDEADLRAARAPARWLARVVLASAAPRDLERLTQLAARPGRLLPPYAEAGGGAVWSEDLPEVELDALGTKPISRLPVTVDAEPVIGSRSVLRLRVHDMYGRLAAAEPVSIDIELWRRVDDRRGPVHTAALTAQSAANGSVTSWTAEVVLDLPALLERGGRRRADPEPWDLMAQVSCADGAGFRASLRATGPGLRRRMLPSSRYLLLLVQPYATTGGALSLRIASGLRSVWRIAVRRLRR
- the galE gene encoding UDP-glucose 4-epimerase GalE, producing MSYLITGGAGYIGSHVVRALRQAGERVVVLDDLTTGVAGRVPEGVPLIVGSTLNRALLDETIAGHGVTDVVHLAAKKQVGESVDLPLHYYRENVHGLQILLEAMAAGGVGRFVFSSSAAVYGMPDVDLVTEDTPCVPINPYGETKLVGEWMARAAGKAHGISTACLRYFNVAGAAAPELADTGVFNIVPMVFEKLTEGAAPRIFGDDYDTPDGTCIRDYIHVADLADAHVAAARRLAERGPVRDLTLNIGRGEGVSVREMIDLIIELTGHQGVTPVVTPRRPGDPARVVAAADRIAAELGWKARHDVRDMITSAWAGWQHHHPEARRG